A stretch of Mytilus edulis chromosome 11, xbMytEdul2.2, whole genome shotgun sequence DNA encodes these proteins:
- the LOC139495738 gene encoding uncharacterized protein, with amino-acid sequence MVSVADKEKSVDSLCCSFAFFLVCACMFFVLGGIGAEYFSNDETWDTSNWYQYYIGAFVIAPVALLNALWACIAVTKVRENKQKELDDSIGCIWLLLLLATAAFVVGAVFFGGFSEHSKALQECERNETKALIKTSLEDHCSDATYKAFCICFLVGLVLFGLTTLASCSYRSKENEKLHSRSHQVAPKTAAPKAAIKLENKGNPETDQLKKQNQTLTGEKERLNKQLTETKNQNNSLKDQVTALQKELNEIKNLNMQLQMQLSQAYETPQQLDSEDLYNRERLNQPPPLAYTNIPATAWTVGSPPSAPPPEYSEVENKY; translated from the exons atggtatcag TTGCGGATAAAGAAAAATCTGTCGATAGCCTTTGTTGTAGCTTTGCATTTTTTCTTGTATGCGCATGCATGTTTTTCGTACTGGGAGGAATTGGAGCTGAATATTTTTCTAATGATGAGACATGGGACACTAGTAATTGGTACCAGTACTACATTGGCGCCTTTGTTATAGCTCCAGTG gCACTGTTAAATGCTTTATGGGCATGCATTGCTGTAACCAAAGTGAGAGAGAACAAACAGAAAGAACTTGATGATTCA attggATGCATATGGTTATTGCTTCTCTTAGCTACGGCTGCATTTGTCGTCGGTGCAGTTTTCTTTGGTGGTTTTTCTGAACATTCAAAGGCTTTGCAGGAATGTGAACGAAATGAAACAAAGGCTTTAATTAAAACAAGTTTAGAAGACCACTGTAGTGACGCTACATACAAAGCATTTTGTATTTGCTTCCTTGTCGGTCTAGTGCTTTTTGGGTTAACTACTTTAGCTAGTTGCTCTTACCGATCGAAAGAAAACGAGAAACTACATTCCCGTTCACACCAGGTGGCGCCTAAGACCGCAGCACCAAAAGCCGCCATCAAATTAGAGAACAAAGGAAATCCAGAAACTGATCaattaaagaaacaaaatcaaacattGACAGGAGAAAAAGAAAGACTTAACAAACAGTTGActgaaacaaaaaatcaaaacaattctCTCAAAGATCAGGTAACAGCCCTTCAAAAAGAACTCAATGAGATAAAGAACTTAAATATGCAGCTTCAAATGCAGCTCAGCCAGGCTTATGAAACACCACAACAGTTAGATTCTGAAGATCTGTACAATAGAGAAAGATTAAATCAGCCGCCTCCATTAGCTTACACCAATATTCCTGCAACAGCCTGGACAGTTGGTAGTCCCCCATCTGCTCCTCCGCCGGAATATAGTGAGGtagaaaacaaatattga